The Oculatellaceae cyanobacterium genome contains a region encoding:
- a CDS encoding cation:proton antiporter produces the protein MLFITTTPISNGSSVSLPLTEPVYIFCVVLLIIAIAPFLSQLLKLPQLVVLIILGTILGNNVLGIISRDAQLILLEKIGLLYIMLLAGLQMDLKNFKRLGVRSLFFGCLTFGIPLTVGILSGYWLTGTILSSLLLGILYSPHTLVSYPIMTRLGIVQQEAVGVAVGGSIVTSIFTLVGLSIVQAFAGGSVGIWLWIKLLIFLPILAFLCFWVIPKIGQKIIIQNPILPPLSVNGEGAGGRGSLQPIQPPSDNLNNQYIFVLTCLFITASATLLLGIDSIVGAFIAGLALNSLIPLTSQLMKQIEFVGNSLFIPAFMISVGVLSNPRVLFTHPQNLGIALLIIIGAVGAKFLAALIAGQLYKYSLAEIMVMFSLTMSRAALVLVVALFGKNAGILNEGIFNGIIVYIIVTCLASPLIADVFGRQVAEKQQLLQQQVS, from the coding sequence ATGCTATTTATAACTACAACACCAATTAGTAATGGTAGCAGTGTTAGTTTACCTTTAACCGAGCCTGTTTATATTTTTTGTGTGGTGCTGTTGATTATTGCGATCGCACCCTTTCTATCCCAACTCCTAAAACTACCTCAATTAGTAGTCCTGATAATTCTAGGGACAATCCTAGGCAATAACGTTCTTGGTATTATCTCACGAGATGCCCAATTAATTTTACTTGAAAAAATCGGCTTGCTTTACATTATGTTGTTAGCAGGCTTGCAGATGGATTTAAAAAATTTTAAACGACTGGGAGTGCGATCGCTCTTTTTCGGCTGCCTAACTTTTGGCATTCCCCTAACTGTAGGCATCTTATCCGGTTATTGGTTAACAGGCACAATATTATCCAGCTTACTTTTAGGTATTCTTTACTCGCCTCACACCTTAGTTTCTTATCCGATTATGACCAGGTTAGGAATTGTCCAGCAAGAAGCCGTAGGCGTGGCAGTTGGTGGATCAATTGTTACTTCTATTTTTACGCTGGTAGGTTTATCAATTGTCCAAGCATTTGCAGGTGGCAGTGTCGGCATCTGGCTATGGATTAAATTATTAATTTTTCTACCAATATTAGCATTTTTATGCTTTTGGGTAATCCCCAAAATCGGACAAAAAATTATTATTCAAAATCCTATCTTACCCCCCCTCTCCGTTAACGGAGAGGGGGCAGGGGGGAGAGGTTCTCTTCAACCCATACAACCCCCATCTGATAACTTAAACAATCAATATATTTTTGTACTAACCTGCTTATTTATTACAGCCAGCGCCACTTTATTATTAGGTATTGATTCCATAGTAGGCGCATTTATTGCGGGACTAGCATTAAATTCATTAATTCCTCTCACTAGCCAATTAATGAAACAAATTGAATTTGTTGGCAATAGCTTATTTATTCCAGCATTTATGATTTCTGTAGGCGTGTTATCTAATCCCCGTGTTTTATTTACTCATCCACAAAATTTAGGCATTGCTTTATTGATAATTATTGGTGCTGTTGGAGCGAAGTTTTTAGCAGCTTTAATTGCAGGGCAATTATATAAATATTCATTGGCTGAAATCATGGTGATGTTTAGCCTCACCATGTCTCGCGCAGCATTAGTATTAGTCGTGGCATTATTTGGGAAAAATGCGGGGATATTGAATGAGGGGATTTTTAATGGAATTATTGTATATATTATTGTGACTTGTTTGGCTAGTCCTTTAATCGCTGATGTGTTTGGTAGACAGGTAGCAGAAAAGCAGCAATTACTTCAGCAACAAGTAAGTTGA
- the priA gene encoding primosomal protein N', with protein MSNSNFGLSATVAEPGSSYDVSSTQDRLIEVLVDCPGVQGLYTYRIPPDLQLQPGDILNVPFGSQQLGAIAIREINQLPADLNLSQIRDVEEVVCSGFFPTNYWTLLERVAEYYYTQLIQVVKVALPPGLLARSQRRIRLKLDLENPTPLAGRGAREVDTLSSTSSYIVELLQAGKTRDYTWQYIQQQLWAKHRITRAAAIRGLRELLKRGWVESYLETLRSTKPKLRQAVTIVGDMSPIDLTPRQREVWEVLRQRGGDLWLNELVQICNTSASIVKALEQKGCVVIEQREVLRAESFPVVESDRPKSLTESQTQALATITQLSNFAQVLLHGVTGSGKTEVYLQAIAPLLEQGKSALVLVPEIGLTPQLTDRFRARFGNKVCVYHSALSDGERYDTWRQMLTGEPQVLIGTRSAVFAPLPKLGLIILDEEHDSSFKQDQPVPTYHARNVATWRAELENCPLVLGSATPSLDTWVTIKGSGVNNISNPSLPALPAPSSPLYLSLPERIHSRPLPPVEVVDMRQELREGNRSIFSRSLKEALQQLQEREQQGILFIHRRGHSTFVSCRTCGYVIECPNCDVSLAYHHTQERAPELLRCHYCNFVSAHPSNCPECSSPYLKFFGSGTQRVVQELEKEYPQLRPLRFDSDTTRTKGAHRTLLTRFVNREFDLLVGTQMLTKGLDIPQVTLVGIVAADGLLHFPDYRASERAFQTLIQVAGRSGRGDDPGRVILQTYTPEHPVIQAARTHDYQSFTEAELQQRATLNYPPYGRLILFRLSSLDETAVQETAELLANELEKNEPNNSVTSSYEILGPAPASIMRVANRYRWQILLKLPLESAVTLPDFNYLRELCPSSVSLTIDVDPLNMM; from the coding sequence ATGTCAAATTCCAATTTTGGTTTATCTGCTACTGTGGCTGAACCTGGGTCATCTTATGATGTTAGTTCTACTCAAGATCGGTTAATAGAGGTATTAGTAGATTGTCCAGGGGTGCAGGGATTATATACTTATCGCATTCCGCCTGATTTGCAGTTACAGCCTGGAGATATTTTAAATGTGCCGTTTGGATCGCAACAGTTAGGAGCGATCGCAATTCGTGAAATTAACCAACTACCAGCCGATCTCAATCTCTCTCAAATTAGGGATGTCGAAGAAGTAGTTTGCAGTGGGTTTTTTCCAACTAATTATTGGACGTTATTAGAGCGAGTAGCCGAATATTACTATACGCAACTAATTCAAGTAGTTAAGGTAGCATTGCCACCTGGATTACTCGCGCGATCGCAGCGTCGGATTCGCCTTAAGCTAGATCTAGAAAACCCCACCCCGCTTGCAGGCAGGGGAGCAAGAGAAGTTGATACCTTGAGTTCAACTTCCTCATATATTGTGGAACTGCTGCAAGCCGGAAAAACTAGAGACTACACTTGGCAATATATTCAGCAGCAGTTATGGGCAAAACACCGTATAACTCGTGCAGCAGCTATTCGTGGGTTACGGGAATTATTAAAACGAGGGTGGGTAGAAAGTTATTTAGAAACCCTTAGAAGTACTAAACCAAAACTCAGACAAGCAGTAACCATAGTTGGGGATATGTCTCCAATTGATCTGACTCCTCGCCAACGGGAAGTATGGGAAGTATTGCGGCAGCGTGGGGGAGATTTGTGGCTAAATGAGTTAGTGCAAATTTGTAATACCAGTGCATCAATAGTGAAAGCATTGGAACAAAAAGGCTGTGTTGTGATTGAGCAACGGGAGGTATTGAGAGCAGAATCTTTTCCTGTGGTAGAAAGCGATCGCCCCAAGTCTTTAACAGAATCTCAAACGCAAGCATTAGCAACTATTACTCAGTTATCTAACTTTGCACAAGTGCTGCTGCATGGGGTGACAGGTTCTGGGAAAACAGAAGTTTATTTGCAAGCGATCGCACCCTTATTAGAACAAGGGAAATCCGCCTTAGTTTTAGTCCCAGAAATCGGTCTAACTCCCCAATTAACCGACCGTTTTCGCGCCCGTTTTGGCAATAAAGTTTGTGTTTATCATAGCGCCCTTTCCGATGGCGAACGCTACGATACATGGCGACAAATGCTTACAGGAGAACCACAAGTATTAATTGGTACTCGTTCAGCAGTGTTTGCTCCCTTACCAAAGCTAGGTTTAATCATCTTAGATGAAGAACACGACTCCAGCTTTAAACAAGATCAACCAGTTCCCACCTATCACGCCCGTAATGTAGCTACTTGGAGAGCAGAATTAGAAAATTGTCCCTTAGTATTAGGTTCCGCCACACCATCTTTAGATACTTGGGTAACTATTAAAGGAAGCGGAGTAAATAATATTTCTAACCCCTCCCTCCCCGCTCTCCCTGCTCCCTCCTCCCCCCTCTACTTATCTTTACCAGAACGCATACACTCACGCCCTCTACCCCCCGTAGAAGTCGTAGATATGCGTCAGGAATTGCGGGAAGGAAACCGTTCTATATTTAGTCGTTCCCTCAAAGAAGCTTTACAACAACTACAGGAACGTGAGCAACAAGGAATTTTATTTATCCATCGGCGGGGACACAGCACATTTGTATCTTGTCGCACTTGTGGATATGTAATTGAATGTCCTAACTGTGATGTTTCCTTAGCCTATCACCACACCCAAGAAAGAGCGCCAGAACTACTACGCTGTCACTATTGTAATTTTGTCAGCGCCCATCCTTCAAACTGCCCAGAATGTAGTTCCCCTTACCTAAAATTTTTTGGTAGCGGTACTCAAAGAGTAGTCCAAGAATTAGAAAAAGAATATCCCCAGTTGCGCCCTCTACGCTTTGATAGCGATACCACACGCACTAAAGGAGCGCACAGAACACTATTAACCCGCTTTGTGAATCGAGAATTTGATTTATTAGTTGGTACTCAAATGCTAACGAAAGGGTTAGATATACCCCAAGTAACTTTAGTAGGTATTGTTGCAGCAGATGGGCTATTACATTTTCCTGACTATCGCGCTTCCGAAAGAGCATTTCAAACTTTAATACAAGTTGCAGGTCGTTCTGGTCGAGGCGATGACCCAGGAAGAGTAATTTTGCAAACTTATACCCCTGAACACCCAGTTATTCAAGCAGCGCGAACCCATGATTATCAATCTTTTACTGAAGCCGAATTACAACAACGTGCCACCCTCAATTATCCTCCTTACGGACGTTTAATTTTATTTCGACTTAGCAGCCTTGATGAAACAGCAGTTCAAGAAACGGCGGAATTATTAGCAAATGAATTGGAGAAAAATGAGCCAAACAATTCCGTAACCTCTAGTTACGAAATATTAGGGCCAGCGCCAGCTAGTATTATGCGAGTAGCTAATCGTTATCGTTGGCAAATTTTGTTGAAGTTACCTTTAGAGTCTGCTGTAACATTACCCGATTTTAATTATTTGAGAGAACTTTGCCCATCTTCAGTGAGTTTAACAATTGATGTAGATCCATTAAACATGATGTAA
- a CDS encoding pentapeptide repeat-containing protein, with the protein MKQGSHLPNRFFSVQLNRLPLVTRRCAACLVEISLVAVSALIPYGIGLDAKNHSTTGLVPLNPLVITAKKAIAQTLGIPLRRQGIPQVPPLTNLFWCGALVAPLVVVSWQLYLLGKTGQTLPKRWFGVVVVRKSGAPPGLIKVLIREILGFSFLPLEVAYLIWRFTGAFPDLGILQGLGGLTVLGENATLFFNPDRRAIHDRLAGTFVLNANQYGLPYIERSQKVQPLRQEKSFKVEVSSNWAKPNPTVSNKPKLYQKVTTIVFSSPFRFSEWRFWDWIRQHPGMTLLIASGTGTVLVLGSFIGIQVYIQNQVSRRVFNEQKNQVFLTLVKQLTTTDVNATAERRAAIVALATVKDPRSLDFLADLLSQEKTEELIDTIGQSFVSNGSQALPDLQRLNQSLTNDLKARNQNNEEEQRLIVLRLRATQSAIAKILTLYNDQVHDSDLSRIDLSSSTTGFAPFNLILDKADLSGINFKGANLANASLRGSKFYNFGQDKRFGTFDDAIADLSGADLKQANLTGADLTHVSMNRTSMIRAILDGSNLSYAQLTGANMSNSQLIGANLNQTVLEDANLSASNLANANLMQANLQNANLSSAKLVGINLTNAQLQNANLQNTDLSNADLRGANIAGANFQGAIFAASEFYQPDNLIERPTTTDSAARLQGVDFSQAKNLDSQQITMICSRGGVHPQCP; encoded by the coding sequence ATGAAACAAGGTTCACATCTACCTAATCGGTTCTTTTCGGTGCAGCTTAACCGATTACCCCTAGTCACTCGACGTTGCGCGGCGTGTTTGGTGGAAATATCCCTGGTTGCTGTGAGTGCTTTAATTCCCTATGGAATTGGCTTGGATGCGAAAAACCATTCAACTACAGGCCTAGTTCCTCTCAATCCCTTAGTAATAACCGCCAAAAAAGCAATTGCTCAAACATTAGGGATTCCTTTGCGGCGGCAGGGTATACCTCAAGTTCCACCACTGACAAATCTTTTTTGGTGTGGAGCATTAGTAGCACCGCTAGTAGTTGTAAGCTGGCAATTATATTTATTAGGGAAAACAGGTCAAACACTTCCTAAACGTTGGTTTGGGGTAGTCGTGGTCAGAAAGTCTGGCGCACCTCCAGGTTTAATAAAAGTATTGATCCGTGAAATATTAGGTTTCAGTTTCCTACCCCTAGAAGTTGCGTACTTAATTTGGCGGTTCACAGGCGCATTTCCAGATCTAGGAATTTTACAAGGGTTAGGTGGGTTAACTGTTTTAGGGGAAAATGCGACATTATTTTTTAATCCCGATCGCCGCGCTATCCACGACCGTTTAGCTGGAACCTTTGTTCTCAATGCTAATCAGTATGGTTTACCTTATATAGAACGTAGCCAAAAAGTCCAACCTTTACGGCAGGAAAAGTCTTTTAAGGTAGAAGTATCTAGCAATTGGGCAAAGCCTAATCCAACCGTAAGTAACAAACCTAAACTTTATCAAAAAGTAACTACGATTGTTTTTAGCTCACCCTTTCGCTTTTCAGAGTGGCGATTTTGGGATTGGATACGACAACACCCTGGTATGACCCTGCTGATTGCCAGTGGTACAGGTACAGTGCTGGTGCTAGGAAGTTTTATTGGTATTCAAGTTTATATCCAAAATCAGGTGAGTCGGCGGGTATTTAATGAGCAAAAAAACCAAGTATTTTTAACGTTAGTCAAGCAATTAACTACTACTGATGTTAATGCTACCGCTGAACGACGAGCGGCAATTGTAGCGTTAGCAACCGTCAAAGATCCGCGTTCTCTTGACTTTTTAGCAGATTTGTTATCTCAGGAAAAAACAGAGGAACTAATTGATACAATTGGGCAATCATTTGTGAGTAATGGTTCCCAGGCTTTGCCAGACTTGCAACGGCTAAATCAATCCCTGACTAATGATTTAAAGGCACGAAATCAAAACAACGAAGAAGAGCAACGATTGATTGTTCTGCGGCTAAGGGCAACTCAGAGTGCGATCGCTAAAATTCTCACCCTCTACAATGATCAAGTTCATGATTCTGACCTGAGTCGGATTGACCTGAGTTCATCTACCACTGGTTTTGCACCTTTCAACCTAATTTTAGATAAAGCTGATTTGTCTGGAATTAACTTTAAAGGTGCAAACCTGGCAAATGCCAGTTTACGCGGTAGCAAATTCTACAACTTTGGTCAGGACAAACGCTTTGGTACATTCGATGATGCGATCGCTGATTTGAGTGGGGCAGATTTAAAACAAGCAAATCTTACGGGTGCTGACCTCACTCATGTATCCATGAATCGTACTAGCATGATCCGAGCCATTCTTGACGGTTCCAACCTGTCTTACGCTCAATTAACAGGAGCCAACATGAGCAATTCTCAGTTAATTGGTGCCAATTTAAATCAAACAGTGTTAGAAGATGCTAACTTAAGCGCGTCTAATTTGGCTAATGCTAACCTGATGCAAGCTAACCTCCAAAACGCTAACTTAAGTTCTGCTAAATTAGTGGGAATTAATCTCACAAATGCCCAGTTACAAAATGCTAATTTGCAGAATACCGATTTAAGCAATGCAGATTTGCGTGGTGCGAACATTGCGGGGGCAAATTTCCAGGGGGCGATCTTTGCTGCTTCAGAATTTTATCAGCCTGATAACTTGATTGAACGTCCAACCACCACAGATTCAGCCGCCCGTCTCCAAGGAGTTGATTTTTCCCAAGCTAAAAATTTAGATAGTCAGCAAATTACGATGATTTGTAGCCGAGGAGGGGTTCATCCTCAATGTCCCTGA
- a CDS encoding glutathione S-transferase family protein, whose protein sequence is MVKLFYSPGTCALAPHIVLEWIGQPYEPEKVTLGSPEYKKINPLGAVPAMIDGDSGVMTQADAILLYLAHKYPEANLGDDGTSRGSFELHKWMAFFTGDVHPAFYPFFVPQRYTTSTDEATIKLTKEASYALIDKMLSHLEQHLEGKNHIVGDRRTVADPYAFAMLRWGTYLPKPLSDYPNVYRFYQQMRDDEGVKQAMAQQGIN, encoded by the coding sequence ATGGTTAAGTTATTTTACTCTCCTGGTACTTGTGCTTTAGCACCTCACATCGTTCTGGAATGGATTGGGCAACCCTACGAACCAGAAAAAGTAACACTTGGTAGCCCTGAATATAAAAAAATTAATCCGCTTGGTGCAGTTCCAGCAATGATTGATGGTGACAGTGGCGTAATGACTCAAGCAGATGCCATTCTGTTATATTTGGCACACAAATATCCAGAAGCAAATCTTGGAGATGATGGCACATCGCGAGGTAGTTTTGAGTTACATAAATGGATGGCTTTTTTTACAGGAGATGTCCATCCAGCTTTTTATCCCTTCTTCGTTCCCCAGCGCTACACAACCAGCACCGACGAAGCGACTATTAAGTTAACTAAAGAAGCTTCCTACGCCCTGATTGATAAAATGTTGTCACACTTAGAGCAGCATCTTGAAGGGAAGAATCATATTGTAGGCGATCGCCGTACTGTTGCCGACCCCTACGCCTTTGCAATGCTGCGCTGGGGAACCTATCTGCCCAAACCCCTTTCCGATTACCCCAATGTCTATCGTTTCTATCAACAAATGCGTGACGATGAAGGGGTGAAGCAAGCAATGGCACAACAAGGGATTAATTAA
- the murG gene encoding undecaprenyldiphospho-muramoylpentapeptide beta-N-acetylglucosaminyltransferase — protein MSKDPIRLLIAASGTGGHLFPAIALAEQLPDYKIEWLGVPNRLETQLVPDQYPLHTINLEGFQQRFGLGTLGILLRLANSIRQVRQLLKENNFQGLVTTGGYIAAPAILAARSLSLPVILHEANALPGKVTRWLSPWCTNVAVGFAAAENYLPRVPTVVTGTPVRSQFRTPQTLDLPIPENVPLIVVAGGSQGAVAINQLVRKSAQAWFDAGAWIVHLTGENDPDAQSLQHPQYITLPFYKNMAGLFQRANLAISRAGAATLTELTVTQTPAILIPYPFAAEDHQIFNAAVLADAAAGIVFRQSELTPELLESKVLHFLKSPLELEEMRSRAGSLAISDSAERLANLVRKLVN, from the coding sequence GTGTCTAAAGATCCGATTCGCTTGCTGATTGCCGCCAGTGGTACTGGGGGACATTTATTTCCGGCGATCGCTCTAGCAGAGCAACTACCAGATTATAAAATTGAGTGGTTAGGTGTACCCAACCGACTCGAAACTCAGCTAGTACCAGATCAGTATCCCCTCCATACTATTAATTTGGAAGGATTTCAGCAGCGTTTTGGCTTAGGGACACTGGGAATTTTGTTGCGGCTGGCAAATTCGATCCGCCAAGTTAGACAATTATTAAAAGAAAATAATTTTCAGGGATTAGTTACTACTGGTGGTTATATTGCTGCACCTGCAATTTTAGCAGCGCGATCGCTCTCTCTCCCAGTCATCCTCCACGAAGCTAACGCCCTCCCTGGTAAAGTTACCCGTTGGTTAAGTCCTTGGTGTACTAACGTAGCTGTAGGATTTGCCGCCGCAGAAAATTATCTTCCCCGCGTTCCCACAGTTGTTACTGGTACTCCTGTGCGTTCTCAGTTTCGCACACCCCAAACTTTAGATCTCCCCATTCCTGAAAACGTACCCTTAATAGTTGTGGCTGGAGGTTCTCAGGGTGCAGTTGCGATTAATCAATTAGTTAGAAAATCGGCTCAAGCTTGGTTTGATGCAGGTGCTTGGATTGTTCATCTCACAGGAGAAAACGATCCAGATGCTCAAAGTTTACAACACCCGCAATATATTACCCTGCCTTTTTACAAAAATATGGCTGGGCTATTTCAACGGGCAAATTTAGCAATTAGTCGTGCTGGCGCTGCAACATTAACTGAATTGACAGTAACTCAAACACCCGCAATTTTGATTCCTTATCCTTTTGCTGCCGAGGATCACCAAATCTTTAATGCAGCAGTTTTAGCAGACGCAGCCGCAGGTATAGTTTTTCGACAGTCAGAATTAACGCCTGAGTTGCTAGAAAGCAAAGTTTTACATTTCTTAAAATCCCCTTTGGAATTAGAAGAAATGCGATCGCGTGCTGGTTCCTTAGCTATTTCCGACAGTGCAGAACGTTTAGCAAACTTAGTACGAAAGTTAGTAAATTAA
- a CDS encoding RNA polymerase sigma factor, RpoD/SigA family, translated as MNITELDQTDSLLSGAGEDVLSLDVPDIELAELELVEIEFSDRSDQLTNGGSKYQKNLSEDTVGAFFKEMARYPLLKAEEEVDLANQVQFILEIEEIEERLQAQLDRKPSKAEIAATLGMNEKQLDHRLYQSRVAKRKMIRSNLRLVVSIAKRYLNRGVAFLDLIQEGALGLNRAAEKFDPDKGYKFSTYAYWWIRQAITRTIANDSRTIRLPIHIVEKLNKLKKAQRNLKQELHRNPTEVELAEALEIPPEHLRQLLQLRRRSLSLNHRVGKGEETELVELLEDSENQSPEQQMNDSMMRQDIWEVLDEVLNERERDVICLRYGLASNEPYTLEEVGSLFNLSRERVRQIQSKAMRKLRRPQVARRLKGWLS; from the coding sequence ATGAATATTACCGAATTAGATCAAACTGATTCTTTGCTATCCGGCGCAGGCGAAGATGTTTTAAGCTTAGATGTTCCTGATATAGAACTAGCCGAATTAGAACTGGTTGAAATCGAATTTTCAGATAGATCCGATCAACTAACTAATGGTGGTTCTAAGTATCAAAAAAATCTTTCTGAAGATACAGTAGGTGCTTTCTTCAAAGAAATGGCGCGTTACCCTCTTTTAAAAGCTGAAGAAGAAGTTGATTTAGCAAATCAAGTCCAATTTATCTTAGAAATAGAGGAAATTGAGGAACGCCTACAAGCTCAACTTGACCGCAAACCTAGTAAAGCAGAAATAGCTGCTACGCTGGGAATGAATGAGAAACAACTCGATCATCGTTTATATCAAAGTCGTGTTGCTAAACGCAAGATGATTCGCTCAAACTTGCGCTTAGTTGTCTCTATTGCTAAACGTTATTTAAATCGAGGCGTAGCTTTTCTTGATTTAATTCAAGAAGGCGCACTGGGTTTAAATCGGGCTGCTGAAAAGTTTGATCCAGATAAAGGTTATAAATTTTCTACCTATGCTTATTGGTGGATTCGTCAAGCGATAACACGCACTATTGCTAACGACTCGCGTACTATTCGCTTACCGATTCATATTGTTGAAAAGCTAAATAAACTTAAAAAAGCTCAACGCAATCTCAAGCAAGAATTACACCGAAATCCTACAGAAGTAGAACTAGCGGAAGCTTTAGAAATACCACCAGAACATTTACGCCAGCTTTTGCAGTTAAGAAGGCGATCGCTTTCTCTCAATCATCGAGTTGGTAAGGGAGAAGAAACAGAATTGGTAGAACTATTAGAAGATAGTGAAAACCAATCTCCCGAACAGCAAATGAATGACTCAATGATGCGTCAAGATATTTGGGAAGTGCTGGATGAAGTATTAAATGAAAGAGAAAGAGATGTAATATGTTTGCGTTACGGCTTGGCTAGTAACGAACCTTACACTTTAGAAGAAGTCGGTAGTTTGTTTAATCTTTCCCGCGAGCGTGTGCGGCAAATTCAAAGTAAAGCTATGCGAAAATTGCGCCGTCCTCAAGTAGCACGACGCTTAAAAGGTTGGTTAAGTTAA
- a CDS encoding DUF2887 domain-containing protein, which yields MKTDTIFYEIFKEFPSIFFELIDSSATNPNTYQFLAPEIKQRTFRLDGVFSPLAEFQYQPLYFVEVQLN from the coding sequence ATGAAAACAGACACAATTTTCTACGAAATTTTTAAAGAATTTCCCAGCATATTTTTTGAACTGATAGATTCTTCAGCTACCAATCCCAACACTTACCAATTCCTAGCACCAGAAATTAAACAGCGCACTTTTAGATTAGACGGGGTATTTTCTCCACTCGCTGAATTCCAATATCAACCCCTTTATTTTGTCGAAGTTCAATTAAATTAA
- a CDS encoding nuclear transport factor 2 family protein → MGTSVTKEQVLYAIKQRRSNALLFLLTLLLTTLSGNGVWAETPATAPTQLKNLLTQVETAANRHEVKAVMGFYSPTFTNSDGLNRTAVEKGLTQLWQRYPQLNYRTELQSWQPQGNGFVAETLTYITGSQQRDGRNMKFDGTMRSRQHFSNGKIVRQEILSERTQLSTGKKPPTVEVNLPEQVRPGQQYNFEAIVKEPIGDDVLLGAAVEDQVRTTAYTQPKSYELEPLAAGGIFKVGKAPRKLGNYWVSAVLIRADGVTIVTRRLKVVNN, encoded by the coding sequence ATGGGAACCTCTGTAACTAAAGAGCAAGTTTTATACGCAATTAAACAGCGTAGATCCAATGCTTTATTGTTTTTATTAACACTCTTGTTAACAACGCTTTCAGGTAATGGCGTTTGGGCAGAAACTCCTGCAACTGCCCCTACACAACTCAAAAACCTTTTGACGCAAGTTGAAACCGCAGCCAATCGTCACGAAGTTAAAGCTGTGATGGGATTTTATAGCCCAACTTTTACTAACTCTGATGGCTTAAATCGTACTGCTGTAGAAAAAGGCTTAACTCAACTGTGGCAACGTTATCCCCAACTCAACTACCGCACGGAATTGCAATCTTGGCAGCCACAGGGGAATGGCTTTGTTGCCGAAACATTAACTTATATTACTGGGAGCCAGCAGCGCGACGGCAGAAATATGAAATTTGATGGCACAATGCGATCGCGCCAGCATTTCAGTAATGGCAAAATAGTTCGACAAGAAATTTTGTCAGAACGTACTCAACTGTCAACTGGGAAAAAACCTCCTACTGTAGAGGTAAATTTGCCAGAGCAAGTACGCCCTGGTCAACAGTATAACTTTGAAGCGATCGTCAAAGAACCAATCGGAGACGATGTGCTACTCGGCGCTGCTGTAGAAGATCAGGTGCGTACAACTGCCTATACTCAGCCCAAGTCTTATGAGCTAGAGCCACTAGCTGCGGGTGGTATTTTTAAGGTTGGTAAAGCACCCCGCAAACTAGGAAATTATTGGGTGTCAGCAGTGTTAATTCGGGCAGATGGCGTAACGATTGTTACCCGACGCTTAAAAGTAGTTAACAATTAA